In Perognathus longimembris pacificus isolate PPM17 chromosome 3, ASM2315922v1, whole genome shotgun sequence, a single window of DNA contains:
- the Rnaseh2a gene encoding ribonuclease H2 subunit A isoform X1, giving the protein MDLRELERDNTGRCRLNSAVPTVCRQEPCVLGVDEAGRGPVLGPMVYAICYCPLSRLADLEALKVADSKTLSENERERLFAKMEEDRDFVGWALDVLSPNLISTSMLGRVKYNLNSLSHDTAAGLIQYAVDQGVSVTQVFVDTVGMPETYQARLQQRFPGIEVTVKAKADALYPVVSAASICAKVARDQAVKNWKFLEQLKDLDTDYGSGYPNDPKTKAWLRKHIEPVFGFPQFVRFSWRTAQAILEKEAEGVIWEDSEAEAQKGPGKITSYFLQEEPRNRPHGSHRYFQERGLEAATTL; this is encoded by the exons ATGGATCTCCGAGAGTTGGAGCGGGACAATACGGGCCGCTGTCGCCTGAATTCGGCCGTGCCCACCGTGTGCCGACAGGAACCCTGCGTCCTGGGTGTCGACGAAGCGGGCCGGGGCCCGGTGCTGG GCCCCATGGTGTATGCCATCTGCTATTGCCCCCTGTCCCGCCTGGCAGATCTGGAGGCCCTGAAGGTCGCAG ACTCAAAGACCCTGTCGGAGAATGAGCGGGAAAGGCTCTTTGCCAAAATGGAGGAGGACAGGGACTTTGTGGGCTGGGCTCTGGATGTGCTGTCTCCAAACCTCATCTCTACCAGCATGCTTGGACG GGTTAAATACAACCTGAACTCTCTTTCCCATGATACCGCTGCTGGGCTGATCCAGTATGCTGTGGACCAGGGTGTGAGTGTTACACAG GTCTTCGTCGACACTGTGGGGATGCCAGAAACATACCAGGCGCGGCTGCAGCAACGCTTCCCTGGGATTGAAGTGACGGTCAAGGCTAAGGCCGATGCCCTCTACCCAGTTGTCAGTGCGGCAAGCATCTGTGCCAAG GTGGCTCGAGACCAGGCTGTGAAGAACTGGAAGTTTCTAGAACAATTGAAAGACTTGGACACTGACTATGGCTCAGGCTACCCCAATG ACCCCAAGACAAAAGCCTGGTTGAGGAAGCACATAGAGCCCGTGTTTGGCTTCCCTCAGTTTGTCCGGTTCAGCTGGCGCACGGCCCAGGCCATCCTGGAGAAGGAGGCCGAGGGGGTGATATG GGAGGACTCAGAAGCCGAGGCTCAGAAAGGACCTGGAAAGATCACGTCCTATTTCCTGCAGGAGGAACCCCGAAATCGCCCCCATGGGTCCCACCGGTACTTCCAGGAACGGGGCCTGGAAGCAGCCACCACCCTCTAG
- the Rnaseh2a gene encoding ribonuclease H2 subunit A isoform X2: MDLRELERDNTGRCRLNSAVPTVCRQEPCVLGVDEAGRGPVLGPMVYAICYCPLSRLADLEALKVADSKTLSENERERLFAKMEEDRDFVGWALDVLSPNLISTSMLGRVKYNLNSLSHDTAAGLIQYAVDQGVSVTQVARDQAVKNWKFLEQLKDLDTDYGSGYPNDPKTKAWLRKHIEPVFGFPQFVRFSWRTAQAILEKEAEGVIWEDSEAEAQKGPGKITSYFLQEEPRNRPHGSHRYFQERGLEAATTL; encoded by the exons ATGGATCTCCGAGAGTTGGAGCGGGACAATACGGGCCGCTGTCGCCTGAATTCGGCCGTGCCCACCGTGTGCCGACAGGAACCCTGCGTCCTGGGTGTCGACGAAGCGGGCCGGGGCCCGGTGCTGG GCCCCATGGTGTATGCCATCTGCTATTGCCCCCTGTCCCGCCTGGCAGATCTGGAGGCCCTGAAGGTCGCAG ACTCAAAGACCCTGTCGGAGAATGAGCGGGAAAGGCTCTTTGCCAAAATGGAGGAGGACAGGGACTTTGTGGGCTGGGCTCTGGATGTGCTGTCTCCAAACCTCATCTCTACCAGCATGCTTGGACG GGTTAAATACAACCTGAACTCTCTTTCCCATGATACCGCTGCTGGGCTGATCCAGTATGCTGTGGACCAGGGTGTGAGTGTTACACAG GTGGCTCGAGACCAGGCTGTGAAGAACTGGAAGTTTCTAGAACAATTGAAAGACTTGGACACTGACTATGGCTCAGGCTACCCCAATG ACCCCAAGACAAAAGCCTGGTTGAGGAAGCACATAGAGCCCGTGTTTGGCTTCCCTCAGTTTGTCCGGTTCAGCTGGCGCACGGCCCAGGCCATCCTGGAGAAGGAGGCCGAGGGGGTGATATG GGAGGACTCAGAAGCCGAGGCTCAGAAAGGACCTGGAAAGATCACGTCCTATTTCCTGCAGGAGGAACCCCGAAATCGCCCCCATGGGTCCCACCGGTACTTCCAGGAACGGGGCCTGGAAGCAGCCACCACCCTCTAG
- the Thsd8 gene encoding thrombospondin type-1 domain-containing protein 8, whose product MDLPRGGGGCCGGTADSARWLGPRAYWGRLEPGMARTQPALWLPSLMILTLVSSAQVPTDYQYFGQQGTGDTWELLGLQQQKEVEKESILSPWGKWRCFCDLGLQKRDREVIGKAPNPVFMDPEDLVQVIPCQLQDCSSCKPTDCN is encoded by the exons ATGGACCTTCCTCGTGGGGGTGGTGGGTGCTGCGGAGGCACCGCGGACTCTGCTCGTTGGCTGGGTCCCCGAGCGTACTGGGGGCGGTTGGAACCCGGCATGGCCCGGACCCAGCCGGCGCTGTGGCTGCCATCTCTGATGATTCTAACGCTGGTGTCCTCGGCCCAAGTTCCCACTGACTACCAGTACTTTGGCCAGCAGGGGACGGGAGACACCTGGGAGCTGCTAGGGCTGCAACAACAAAAGG AAGTGGAGAAGGAGTCTATCCTGAGCCCGTGGGGAAAGTGGCGCTGTTTCTGCGATCTGGGCCTACAGAAGCGAGACCGGGAGGTCATAGGCAAAGCACCCAACCCTGTGTTCATGGATCCCGAGGACCTGGTCCAAGTGATTCCCTGCCAGCTGCAGGATTGTTCGTCTTGCAAACCGACGGATTGCAACTAG